A region from the Oceanidesulfovibrio marinus genome encodes:
- the lon gene encoding endopeptidase La: protein MAEFESIYDDIGGDELRLPLMSLREVVMFPRSIVPLFVGREASIKAIENALANYDKKIFLVAQREPEIEKPEAKDLFEIGTVSKILQLLRLPDGTIKVLFEGLHRARWNPVFDNAVLEPEFPMARVREVFEPDFNETESRAIIRAVNESLEEYGKINKKVAPETISAMSALTHPGKLADAVMPHLKVEYPKKQEVLEIFDPLTRLEEAFGLLQGEIEITSLEKKIKSRVKNQMERNQRDYYLNEQMKAISKEMGREDDPAVEMAELEEKLKSKNMPEDAREKALKEVKKLKTMPPSSAEYTVVRNYVDWILDLPWDELKATNIDLDEARKILDDDHYALDKPKERILEFLAVQKLVDSMKGPILCLVGPPGVGKTSLAKSIARATGRDFVRLSLGGVRDEAEIRGHRRTYVGALPGKIIQSLKRVQYNNPLFCLDEIDKMSMDFRGDPSAALLEVLDPEQNYTFNDHYLDMDYDLSKIFFITTANTLHSIPLPLQDRMEIIRLPGYLEVEKKHIAKQFLVPKQLEANGLKEQNLQLSDNAVLEMIRRYTREAGVRNLEREIAAVCRKVAMKLVEEDDMEKTVHVSTQSIPTYLGVPQHRHGEKEDEPAVGVTTGLAYTELGGELLVVETTLMPGEGKVEITGKLGDVMQESARAALSYVRSRSHLFGLRPNFHKSVDIHIHVPEGAVPKDGPSAGITLATTLVSALMNVPVRNDLAMTGEITLRGRVLPIGGLREKLLAAHRGLITKVLIPADNAKDLKEVPDDILKGLEIVEVEHMDQVLEHALIGGHDGLFSEDECEPVAKTLLKGYKPEEQPAANNHQH, encoded by the coding sequence ATGGCTGAATTCGAAAGCATTTATGACGACATCGGCGGTGACGAGCTGCGCCTTCCGCTCATGTCCCTGCGCGAGGTCGTCATGTTCCCTCGCTCCATCGTCCCTCTGTTCGTGGGTCGGGAGGCTTCCATCAAGGCGATCGAGAACGCGCTCGCCAACTACGACAAGAAGATATTCCTTGTGGCTCAGCGTGAGCCCGAGATCGAAAAGCCCGAGGCCAAGGATCTCTTCGAGATCGGCACGGTCTCCAAGATCCTGCAGCTTCTGCGGCTGCCCGACGGCACCATCAAGGTTCTTTTCGAGGGTCTGCACCGCGCCCGCTGGAACCCCGTGTTCGACAATGCGGTTCTGGAGCCGGAGTTCCCCATGGCCCGCGTGCGCGAGGTCTTCGAGCCCGACTTCAACGAGACCGAGTCCCGCGCCATCATCCGCGCGGTCAACGAGTCCCTGGAAGAGTACGGCAAGATCAACAAGAAGGTCGCGCCCGAGACCATCTCGGCCATGTCTGCGCTGACCCATCCCGGCAAGCTCGCCGACGCGGTCATGCCCCACCTCAAGGTGGAGTACCCCAAGAAGCAGGAGGTCCTGGAGATTTTCGACCCGCTGACCCGGCTCGAAGAGGCTTTCGGCCTGCTGCAGGGCGAGATCGAGATCACTTCGCTGGAGAAGAAGATCAAGTCGCGCGTGAAGAACCAGATGGAGCGCAACCAGCGCGACTACTACCTCAACGAGCAGATGAAGGCGATCTCCAAGGAGATGGGCCGCGAGGACGACCCGGCCGTGGAGATGGCCGAGCTCGAAGAGAAGCTCAAGTCCAAGAACATGCCGGAGGACGCCCGGGAAAAGGCGCTCAAAGAGGTCAAGAAGCTCAAGACCATGCCGCCGTCCTCGGCCGAGTACACCGTGGTCCGCAACTACGTGGACTGGATTCTGGACCTGCCGTGGGACGAGCTCAAGGCGACCAACATCGACCTGGACGAGGCGCGCAAGATCCTGGACGACGACCACTACGCCCTGGACAAGCCCAAGGAGCGCATTCTGGAGTTCCTGGCCGTGCAGAAGCTGGTGGACTCCATGAAGGGCCCCATCCTCTGCCTGGTGGGTCCTCCCGGCGTGGGCAAGACCTCGCTGGCCAAGTCCATCGCCCGCGCCACGGGCCGCGACTTCGTGCGGCTCTCCCTGGGCGGCGTGCGCGACGAGGCCGAGATCCGCGGCCACCGACGCACCTACGTGGGCGCTCTGCCGGGCAAGATCATCCAGTCGCTCAAGCGCGTGCAGTACAACAACCCGCTCTTCTGCCTGGACGAGATCGACAAGATGTCCATGGACTTCCGCGGCGATCCCTCGGCGGCGCTGCTGGAGGTGCTGGACCCCGAGCAGAACTATACCTTCAACGACCACTATCTGGACATGGACTACGACCTGTCCAAGATATTCTTCATCACCACGGCCAACACGCTGCACTCCATCCCCCTGCCGCTGCAGGACCGCATGGAGATCATCCGGCTGCCCGGCTACCTGGAGGTGGAGAAGAAGCACATCGCCAAGCAGTTCCTGGTGCCCAAGCAGCTTGAGGCCAACGGCCTGAAGGAGCAGAACCTGCAGCTCTCGGACAACGCGGTGCTGGAGATGATCCGGCGCTACACCCGGGAGGCCGGCGTGCGTAACCTGGAACGCGAGATCGCCGCGGTCTGCCGCAAGGTGGCCATGAAGCTGGTGGAAGAGGATGACATGGAGAAGACCGTGCACGTCTCCACCCAGTCCATCCCCACCTACCTGGGCGTGCCGCAGCACCGCCACGGCGAGAAGGAAGACGAGCCGGCAGTGGGCGTGACCACCGGCCTGGCCTACACCGAGCTGGGCGGCGAGCTGCTGGTTGTGGAAACCACCCTCATGCCCGGCGAGGGCAAGGTGGAGATCACCGGCAAGCTCGGCGACGTGATGCAGGAGTCGGCCCGCGCGGCGCTCTCCTACGTGCGTTCCCGCTCGCACCTCTTTGGCCTGCGGCCCAACTTCCACAAGTCCGTGGACATCCACATCCACGTTCCGGAAGGCGCCGTGCCCAAGGACGGCCCCTCGGCCGGCATCACCCTGGCCACCACGCTGGTGTCCGCGCTGATGAACGTGCCGGTGCGCAACGATCTGGCCATGACCGGCGAGATTACCCTGCGCGGCCGGGTGCTGCCCATCGGCGGCCTGCGCGAGAAGCTCCTGGCGGCCCACCGCGGGCTGATAACCAAGGTGCTCATTCCGGCGGACAACGCCAAGGATCTCAAGGAAGTGCCCGACGATATCCTCAAGGGCCTGGAGATCGTGGAGGTGGAGCACATGGACCAGGTGCTGGAGCACGCGCTCATCGGCGGCCACGACGGCCTGTTCAGCGAGGACGAGTGCGAGCCCGTGGCCAAGACCCTGCTCAAGGGCTACAAGCCCGAGGAGCAACCGGCGGCCAACAACCACCAGCACTAA
- a CDS encoding FlgO family outer membrane protein yields the protein MQIVFRIILIFICAMGLALTAVASFAQSGAQPVPADGPYVEGPLPVESVGGTPAPPAADSETAVPVRHQFLDQGATMSVGKAEKGVVDGQDTHILPMEDMYSGMLVPDGRGGYVWMGPRQPMVPQDPNNVAARELKLIVKELADQLAEGPIAPGVTATMALPTSFVSQDNFDETSSFGRYLSEQMMYEFARRGYQVNEYRLDSAINSRPGQGDFLLSRRVPGPTRQRRGVAILVGTYYSDHYNVFVNARLVEATTGRVLRAGNVVFPQTMISKQMLANTTRTLEQAFVSVKDYDTMVGQSRLTDIDKGFDVR from the coding sequence ATGCAAATCGTCTTTCGCATCATTCTCATATTTATCTGCGCCATGGGCCTGGCCCTGACGGCTGTGGCCTCTTTCGCACAGTCCGGCGCCCAGCCCGTGCCGGCGGACGGCCCCTATGTAGAGGGTCCCCTGCCTGTAGAATCGGTAGGCGGCACGCCCGCGCCGCCGGCGGCCGACTCCGAGACAGCCGTCCCGGTGCGCCACCAGTTTCTGGACCAGGGCGCGACCATGAGCGTGGGCAAGGCGGAGAAAGGCGTGGTGGATGGCCAGGACACGCACATCCTGCCCATGGAGGACATGTACTCCGGCATGCTGGTGCCGGACGGCCGCGGCGGCTATGTATGGATGGGACCACGGCAGCCCATGGTGCCGCAGGACCCGAACAACGTGGCCGCGCGGGAGCTCAAGCTGATCGTCAAGGAGCTGGCCGACCAGCTGGCCGAGGGGCCCATCGCCCCGGGCGTGACAGCCACCATGGCCCTGCCCACCTCCTTTGTCAGCCAGGACAACTTTGACGAGACATCGTCCTTTGGCCGCTATCTGTCCGAGCAGATGATGTACGAGTTTGCCCGGCGCGGTTACCAGGTGAACGAGTACCGCCTCGACTCGGCCATCAACTCCCGCCCCGGCCAGGGCGACTTCCTGCTTTCCCGCCGGGTACCCGGCCCCACGCGCCAGCGCCGCGGCGTTGCCATCCTGGTGGGCACCTACTACTCCGACCACTACAACGTCTTTGTCAACGCTAGGCTGGTGGAAGCTACCACGGGCCGCGTCCTGCGCGCCGGCAACGTGGTCTTCCCGCAGACAATGATCTCCAAGCAGATGCTGGCCAACACCACGCGCACGCTGGAGCAGGCGTTCGTCAGCGTGAAGGACTACGACACCATGGTGGGCCAATCCCGGCTCACCGACATCGACAAAGGTTTCGACGTACGCTGA
- the tig gene encoding trigger factor, producing the protein MEYKVEEVSPVKRLIHVTVPAEEVDASLSATIAMYGRDVKIDGFRKGKVPASVVEGRFHKQIYSEATTELVNVHINEIVGELKVNPVSRIDFDGDLLKRGEEYTYTLNFEVMPEFPMPAYEGIEVEEEEPVVDPDEVQAVIDRIRNQMAELQPIGEDRAPKDGEIAVIDFQAYDENGEPIEGIKADNFELPLGEGQALVDFESVVKGLKADQEGEGEVVFPEDFLNEELAGKKVTMKVKLHAVKERKLPEVDADFAKKAGGFESVDQMKETVEKSYMQSRSQLARSQAQKELLDKLLKMVDFEIPDAMLDRHVNAMVDEQRHRMEQQGKSLESQGKTVEELREEVKPHAEELSRSEIFLLTLAHKEEMQVSEQEIDFYFRQMASRSGEDYNQLKQLYMENNLIWVVRDKLLADKAMELLYSKAAVTKVPPKKDEEGGEAPEAEGSAESEEE; encoded by the coding sequence ATGGAATACAAAGTCGAGGAAGTTTCGCCGGTCAAGCGCTTGATCCATGTGACCGTGCCGGCCGAGGAAGTGGATGCGTCGTTGTCTGCAACGATCGCCATGTACGGCCGTGACGTCAAAATCGACGGCTTCCGCAAGGGCAAGGTGCCTGCATCCGTGGTGGAGGGCCGCTTCCACAAGCAGATTTACAGCGAAGCCACCACCGAGCTCGTCAACGTGCACATCAACGAGATTGTGGGCGAGCTGAAGGTGAACCCGGTCTCGCGCATCGATTTCGACGGCGACCTGCTCAAGCGCGGCGAGGAGTACACCTACACGCTGAACTTCGAGGTCATGCCCGAGTTTCCCATGCCCGCCTACGAGGGCATCGAGGTCGAGGAAGAGGAGCCCGTGGTTGATCCGGACGAAGTGCAGGCCGTCATCGACCGCATCCGCAACCAGATGGCCGAGCTCCAGCCCATCGGCGAGGACCGCGCGCCCAAGGACGGCGAAATCGCCGTCATCGACTTCCAGGCCTACGACGAGAACGGCGAGCCCATCGAGGGCATCAAGGCCGACAACTTCGAGCTGCCCCTGGGCGAGGGCCAGGCCCTGGTGGACTTCGAGTCCGTGGTCAAGGGCCTGAAGGCCGACCAGGAAGGCGAGGGCGAAGTGGTCTTCCCCGAGGACTTCCTGAACGAGGAGCTGGCCGGCAAGAAGGTGACCATGAAGGTGAAGCTGCACGCCGTGAAGGAGCGCAAGCTTCCCGAGGTGGACGCCGACTTCGCCAAGAAGGCCGGTGGCTTCGAAAGCGTGGACCAGATGAAGGAGACCGTGGAGAAGTCCTACATGCAGAGCCGCTCCCAGCTCGCCCGCTCCCAGGCGCAGAAGGAGCTCCTGGACAAGCTGCTGAAGATGGTGGACTTCGAGATTCCGGACGCCATGCTGGATCGCCACGTCAACGCCATGGTGGACGAGCAGCGCCACCGCATGGAGCAGCAGGGCAAGAGCCTGGAGTCTCAGGGCAAGACCGTTGAGGAGCTTCGCGAAGAGGTGAAGCCCCACGCCGAGGAGCTCTCCCGCAGCGAGATCTTCCTGCTGACCCTGGCCCACAAGGAAGAGATGCAGGTCTCCGAGCAGGAGATCGACTTCTACTTCCGCCAGATGGCCTCCCGCAGCGGCGAGGACTACAACCAGCTCAAGCAGCTCTACATGGAAAACAACCTCATCTGGGTTGTTCGCGACAAGCTGCTCGCCGACAAGGCCATGGAGCTCCTGTATTCCAAGGCCGCCGTCACCAAAGTGCCTCCGAAGAAGGACGAGGAGGGGGGCGAAGCTCCCGAGGCCGAGGGTTCTGCCGAGTCTGAAGAAGAGTAG
- the clpP gene encoding ATP-dependent Clp endopeptidase proteolytic subunit ClpP gives MSWASVPIVIETTGRTERAYDIYSRLLKDRIILLGTPIDDQIASLICAQLLFLESENPEKEINLYINSPGGVVTAGMAIYDTMQYISAPVATLCLGQAASMAALLLCAGEKGMRYTLPHSRIMIHQPMGGFSGQATDVDIQAREILRLKDSLNHIMSKHTGQDIEKVSKDTDRDNFMGAKEAVEYGLVDEILESRQDMKS, from the coding sequence ATGAGCTGGGCTTCCGTGCCTATCGTCATCGAGACGACGGGCCGCACCGAGCGTGCCTACGATATCTACTCCCGTCTGCTCAAGGATCGGATCATTCTGCTGGGCACGCCCATTGACGATCAGATCGCGAGCCTTATCTGTGCACAGCTTCTCTTTCTGGAGTCCGAGAACCCGGAGAAAGAGATCAATCTGTATATCAACTCCCCGGGCGGCGTGGTGACGGCCGGCATGGCCATCTACGACACCATGCAGTACATCTCTGCGCCGGTGGCCACGCTCTGTCTGGGTCAGGCCGCGTCCATGGCTGCGCTGCTGCTCTGCGCCGGTGAGAAGGGCATGCGCTACACCCTGCCCCACAGCCGGATCATGATCCACCAGCCCATGGGCGGCTTCTCCGGCCAGGCCACGGACGTGGACATCCAGGCGCGCGAAATTCTGCGCCTCAAGGACTCTCTGAATCATATCATGTCCAAGCACACGGGGCAGGATATCGAAAAGGTGTCCAAGGACACGGATCGCGACAACTTTATGGGCGCCAAGGAGGCCGTGGAGTACGGCCTGGTGGACGAGATCCTGGAGTCCCGTCAGGATATGAAGAGCTAA
- the clpX gene encoding ATP-dependent Clp protease ATP-binding subunit ClpX: MSNKGTMPSELQCSFCGKGQDEVQRLIAGPDVYICDECVSLCNEIIAQENINEDLEEGRLLSPEEIKNKLEEYVIGQTQAKKILAVAVHNHYKRVFFSSQAAADDVELEKSNILLVGPTGCGKTLLAKTLARVLNVPFAIVDATTLTEAGYVGEDVENILVQLLQNADYDIESASRGIIYIDEIDKVARKGDSPSITRDVSGEGVQQALLKIIEGTEANIPPKGGRKHPQQEFIRLDTSNILFIMGGAFIGLEKIIEQRLSGSSLGFSAQLKRKAEDDLSAIYSEIHPVDLNKFGLIPEFVGRIPVVTHVEELGEDDLVRILTEPKNALTKQYQKLFELDKIKLRFTQNAMRAIAHKAIERKTGARGLRNVMENIMLDIMYSLPSLSGVKECVINKGVVEKGMEPLLIYKQQEQEAKKTGS; the protein is encoded by the coding sequence ATGTCGAATAAAGGCACCATGCCTTCCGAGCTTCAGTGCTCATTCTGCGGCAAGGGCCAGGACGAGGTGCAGCGCCTCATCGCAGGGCCGGACGTCTATATCTGCGACGAGTGCGTCTCCTTGTGCAACGAGATCATTGCGCAGGAGAACATCAACGAGGACCTCGAAGAAGGCCGTCTCCTCTCGCCGGAGGAGATCAAGAACAAGCTGGAAGAGTACGTTATCGGCCAGACCCAGGCCAAGAAGATACTCGCCGTGGCGGTGCACAACCACTACAAGCGGGTCTTCTTCTCCTCCCAGGCCGCGGCGGACGATGTGGAGCTGGAAAAGTCCAACATCCTCCTCGTCGGCCCTACGGGCTGCGGCAAGACGCTGCTGGCCAAGACCCTGGCGCGCGTGCTCAACGTGCCCTTCGCCATTGTGGACGCCACCACGCTGACCGAGGCCGGCTACGTGGGCGAGGACGTGGAGAACATCCTCGTGCAGCTGTTGCAGAACGCGGACTACGACATCGAGTCCGCCTCGCGCGGCATCATCTACATCGACGAGATCGACAAGGTGGCGCGCAAGGGCGACAGCCCCTCCATCACTCGCGACGTTTCGGGCGAAGGCGTGCAGCAGGCACTGCTCAAGATCATCGAGGGCACCGAGGCCAACATCCCGCCCAAGGGCGGCCGCAAGCACCCCCAGCAGGAGTTCATCCGCCTCGATACCTCGAACATCCTGTTCATTATGGGCGGCGCCTTCATCGGCCTGGAGAAGATCATCGAGCAGCGGCTTTCGGGCAGCTCCCTCGGCTTCTCCGCGCAGCTCAAGCGCAAGGCCGAGGACGACCTCTCAGCCATCTACTCCGAGATCCACCCCGTGGACCTCAACAAGTTCGGGCTGATTCCCGAGTTCGTGGGCCGCATTCCCGTGGTCACCCACGTGGAGGAGCTGGGCGAGGACGACCTGGTGCGCATCCTGACCGAGCCCAAGAACGCGCTGACCAAGCAGTACCAGAAGCTGTTCGAGCTCGATAAGATCAAGCTGCGCTTCACCCAGAACGCCATGCGCGCCATTGCGCACAAGGCCATCGAGCGCAAGACCGGCGCCCGCGGCCTGCGCAACGTCATGGAAAACATCATGCTCGACATCATGTACTCCCTGCCGTCGCTCTCCGGGGTCAAGGAGTGCGTCATCAACAAGGGCGTGGTGGAGAAGGGCATGGAGCCCCTGCTGATCTACAAGCAGCAGGAGCAGGAAGCCAAGAAGACCGGTTCCTAG
- a CDS encoding IS481 family transposase translates to MTTKRKVARRKMSLLELATELGNVSKACKIMGYSRQQFYEIRRNYQTFGAEGLLDRLPGPRGPHPNRVDEAVEQAILDYCLAHPTHGPLRVAQQLVLQGVQVSSGGVRGVWSRHGLLTRHERLLRLEKSVRAQRLELSDEQIRVLERFSPEFRDRHIETRHTGDLVAVDTFFVGTLKGVGRVYLQSVIDCHSRYAWGRLYTTKLPVTAVHVLNEDVLPFFEEHGARISTILSDNGREFCGRPDKHPYELFLQLEGIEHRTTQVRRPQSNGFVERLHRTLLDEHFRIKGREKWYESVEEMQEDLDSYLNHYNRERTHQGRGMDGRVPYQAFLDGIVIDEAEVEKEEAA, encoded by the coding sequence ATGACCACGAAACGCAAAGTAGCACGAAGGAAGATGAGTCTGCTAGAGCTGGCCACTGAATTGGGCAACGTCAGCAAAGCGTGCAAAATCATGGGCTATTCCAGGCAGCAGTTCTACGAGATCCGGCGCAACTACCAGACCTTCGGCGCCGAAGGTCTATTGGACCGCCTGCCCGGGCCGCGAGGCCCGCACCCCAACCGCGTCGACGAGGCTGTCGAGCAGGCCATCCTCGACTACTGCTTGGCTCACCCCACGCACGGGCCGCTCCGCGTCGCCCAACAGCTTGTCCTGCAAGGCGTCCAGGTCAGCTCCGGCGGTGTCCGCGGCGTCTGGAGCCGGCACGGCTTGCTCACCCGACACGAGCGACTGCTACGGCTGGAGAAGAGCGTGCGGGCGCAGCGCCTCGAACTCTCGGACGAGCAGATTCGCGTTCTGGAGCGCTTCAGCCCCGAGTTCCGCGACCGACACATCGAGACGCGCCACACCGGCGACCTCGTGGCCGTGGACACCTTCTTCGTGGGCACGCTCAAGGGGGTCGGACGCGTGTATTTGCAGTCGGTTATCGATTGTCATAGCCGCTACGCCTGGGGCCGGCTCTACACCACCAAGCTGCCAGTGACCGCGGTCCACGTGCTCAACGAGGACGTGCTGCCGTTTTTCGAGGAGCACGGCGCGCGCATTTCGACGATTCTCTCGGACAACGGTCGCGAGTTCTGCGGTCGCCCGGACAAGCATCCGTACGAATTGTTCTTGCAATTAGAAGGGATTGAGCACCGGACAACGCAGGTTCGCCGGCCGCAGAGCAACGGCTTTGTGGAGCGGTTGCATCGGACATTGCTCGACGAGCATTTCCGCATCAAGGGCCGCGAGAAGTGGTACGAATCGGTGGAGGAAATGCAAGAGGATCTGGACAGTTACCTGAACCACTACAACCGGGAACGCACCCATCAGGGCCGCGGCATGGACGGCCGAGTGCCCTACCAAGCGTTCCTGGACGGCATCGTAATCGACGAAGCAGAGGTAGAAAAAGAAGAAGCAGCGTAG
- a CDS encoding FlgO family outer membrane protein has translation MRRTTTPAIVLSLLLLLIFAGPAMGARLPRMAQALAEDLNQQMAEKLGQSALGNNGPTLVVTTPVNLNDLETASPLSRLLAEELAMQFTKTGYRVQEIRKGVSVLFKPQTGELMLTRRVFLLGERAVQSALVLIGTYTTTTQNVRFNIRLVHAASNEVLAMSSMSLPLDSEARQLMGDAEMSSNAGIAPTVYTQFTRDAMMAAH, from the coding sequence ATGCGCCGCACCACAACCCCGGCCATCGTTCTTTCCCTGCTACTTCTGCTGATCTTTGCCGGCCCGGCCATGGGCGCCCGGCTGCCACGCATGGCCCAGGCCCTGGCCGAGGACCTCAACCAGCAGATGGCCGAGAAGCTGGGCCAGTCCGCCCTGGGCAACAACGGCCCCACCCTTGTCGTGACCACGCCCGTGAACCTGAACGACCTGGAGACGGCGTCGCCGCTTTCCCGGCTGCTGGCCGAGGAGCTGGCCATGCAGTTCACCAAGACCGGCTACCGCGTGCAGGAGATTCGCAAGGGCGTGTCCGTGCTGTTCAAACCGCAGACCGGCGAGCTGATGCTGACGCGGCGGGTGTTCCTGCTGGGCGAACGCGCCGTGCAGTCCGCCCTGGTGCTCATCGGCACGTACACGACCACCACGCAGAACGTGCGCTTCAACATCCGGCTGGTGCACGCCGCCAGCAACGAGGTGCTGGCCATGTCGAGCATGAGCCTGCCGCTGGACAGCGAGGCCCGGCAGCTCATGGGTGACGCCGAAATGAGCAGCAACGCCGGCATTGCTCCCACGGTGTACACGCAGTTCACCAGGGACGCGATGATGGCCGCCCACTGA
- a CDS encoding GNAT family acetyltransferase: MIQNAVNELIIRPCTLNDAEGIIEVWRACGLLAPQNDPWKDIRTKLRLNDGLFLVALSENEGVYKVVGTIMGGYDGHRGWIYYLAVLPERQRTGLGRKLLGCIKEKLQAMGCPKINLQIRETNIQCRGFYESLGFTRDAVVSYGKRLDG, encoded by the coding sequence ATGATTCAAAACGCAGTCAATGAACTCATCATCCGGCCCTGCACCCTGAATGACGCCGAGGGCATTATCGAGGTCTGGCGCGCGTGCGGCCTGCTTGCGCCGCAAAACGATCCCTGGAAGGACATCCGGACAAAGCTGCGTTTGAACGACGGGCTCTTTCTCGTGGCGCTTTCGGAGAACGAGGGCGTGTACAAGGTGGTGGGGACGATCATGGGCGGCTACGACGGTCACCGCGGCTGGATATACTACCTGGCCGTGCTGCCGGAACGCCAGCGCACCGGCCTGGGCAGAAAGCTGCTGGGCTGCATCAAGGAGAAGCTCCAGGCCATGGGCTGCCCCAAAATCAACCTCCAGATCCGCGAGACCAATATCCAATGCCGCGGCTTCTACGAGTCCCTGGGGTTCACGAGGGATGCGGTCGTGAGCTACGGGAAAAGGTTGGATGGGTGA
- a CDS encoding carboxypeptidase regulatory-like domain-containing protein, producing MQRRLSILVLVLLLLFPALAHAQRKVSGPRTATLFVDTEPADAQVRLLEIKPKFKQGIALPAGNYVIDVRRKGYLTQYKQFRLADGQTLRVKVTLQRDPAVPLPKDDPANPDVPGKLFVDIDPQDAVIRILDVSTKFKQGVELPARTYSLDANKDGYETAVFSATIKPGEETRVTVTMTRTGEDPAADASEQPGTLVVEASPPDATIAVEGVDAPYDSGMQLPPGEYTVAVEREGYTPVKKRVAIRPGKETDTRVVLVADVETGEPPDNLTLPDNAGILTVNVEPSDATLTLHGTELPFTQGMFLDQGEYTLEARRPGYTAQNATVAITAGQQTTLNMVLEGDSSLPTPSSSLLGAPPVKLVADEEAEGLGGNGTLTLETDPATSDILILNIKPKFEQGMELSPGKYRIEVRAEGYVSRRVRVEVLKGRATTYRVALEPAAPQATSMSKAPPEKAAQAKALLDEAQEYARNEQKQTALEKASEAVALDPGNPEAFRTRGSILRTLKRFDLAMADYNRAIQLNSDEPVYYVERAVTLVEIGDVDSACYDFWKACALGQCKPITMARTEGVCP from the coding sequence ATGCAACGTCGGCTCTCCATACTGGTTCTGGTCCTGCTGCTTCTGTTCCCGGCTCTCGCCCATGCCCAGCGCAAGGTTTCCGGACCGCGCACCGCCACGCTTTTTGTGGATACGGAGCCGGCCGACGCCCAGGTGCGGTTGCTGGAGATCAAGCCCAAGTTCAAGCAGGGCATCGCCCTGCCCGCCGGCAACTACGTCATTGACGTACGCCGCAAGGGCTACCTCACCCAGTACAAGCAGTTCCGTCTGGCGGACGGCCAGACCCTGCGCGTCAAGGTGACGCTCCAGCGCGACCCGGCCGTGCCCCTGCCCAAGGACGATCCGGCCAACCCGGACGTCCCCGGCAAACTCTTTGTGGACATCGACCCGCAGGACGCCGTCATCCGCATCCTGGACGTCAGCACCAAGTTCAAGCAAGGGGTGGAGCTGCCGGCCAGGACCTACAGTCTGGACGCCAACAAGGACGGTTACGAGACCGCCGTGTTCTCGGCCACAATCAAGCCCGGCGAGGAGACCCGCGTCACGGTCACCATGACCAGGACAGGCGAGGACCCGGCAGCCGACGCTTCGGAGCAGCCGGGCACGCTGGTCGTGGAGGCCTCGCCGCCCGACGCCACCATCGCCGTGGAAGGCGTTGACGCGCCCTACGACTCGGGCATGCAGCTTCCCCCGGGTGAGTACACCGTGGCTGTGGAACGCGAGGGCTACACGCCGGTGAAAAAACGCGTCGCCATACGCCCCGGCAAGGAGACCGACACCCGCGTGGTGCTGGTGGCCGATGTAGAAACCGGTGAGCCTCCGGACAACCTCACCCTGCCCGACAACGCCGGCATCCTGACCGTCAACGTGGAGCCGTCCGACGCCACCCTCACCCTGCACGGCACGGAGCTGCCCTTCACCCAGGGCATGTTCCTGGATCAGGGCGAGTACACCCTGGAAGCCCGGAGGCCCGGCTACACCGCGCAGAACGCCACGGTCGCCATCACTGCCGGCCAGCAGACCACGCTGAACATGGTCCTGGAGGGGGACTCGTCCCTGCCCACGCCTTCGTCCTCGCTGCTGGGCGCGCCCCCGGTAAAGCTCGTTGCCGACGAGGAGGCCGAGGGGCTGGGCGGCAACGGTACGTTGACCCTGGAGACCGACCCCGCGACGAGCGACATCCTTATCCTGAACATCAAGCCCAAGTTCGAGCAGGGCATGGAGCTGTCGCCCGGCAAGTACCGCATCGAAGTCCGCGCCGAGGGCTATGTGAGCCGCCGCGTCCGCGTGGAGGTGCTCAAGGGCCGGGCCACGACCTACCGCGTTGCTCTGGAGCCCGCTGCTCCGCAGGCGACATCCATGAGCAAGGCGCCGCCGGAAAAGGCTGCCCAGGCCAAAGCGCTGCTGGACGAGGCGCAGGAGTATGCCCGCAACGAGCAGAAGCAGACCGCCCTGGAGAAGGCCAGCGAGGCCGTAGCTCTGGACCCCGGCAACCCGGAGGCATTCCGCACCCGCGGCTCCATCCTGCGGACCCTCAAGCGGTTCGACCTTGCCATGGCCGACTACAACCGCGCCATTCAGCTCAACTCGGACGAACCGGTATACTATGTGGAACGCGCCGTGACCCTGGTGGAGATCGGCGACGTGGACTCGGCCTGCTACGACTTCTGGAAGGCGTGCGCCCTGGGCCAGTGCAAGCCCATCACCATGGCCCGCACCGAGGGGGTCTGCCCGTAA